From a region of the Streptomyces sp. B21-083 genome:
- a CDS encoding LLM class F420-dependent oxidoreductase — translation MPEYGYFLACEEFGPAELVEQARQAEQAGFQALWISDHFHPWNDAQGQSPFVWSVIGALSQAVSLPIETAVTCPTVRMHPAVVAQAAATSAVLTEGRFRLGVGSGEALNEHVLGDRWPPAHTRLEMLEEAIQVMRRLFTGEEVNHHGPHYTVENARLYTVPDEPVPIDVSGFGPQATALAARVGDGYITMGPDEDLTTQFRKGGGGAGLVSGGTKVCYGTDRDEAVRTVHRLWSNQLLPGEMAQILPTPRHFEQLEPLVTESMVSENTVCGADVDAHVAELSAFADAGFDRVYVSQIGPDQRGFFDFYRTKVLPQLQGT, via the coding sequence ATGCCCGAATACGGCTACTTCCTCGCGTGCGAGGAATTCGGTCCGGCAGAACTCGTCGAGCAGGCGAGGCAGGCCGAACAGGCCGGGTTCCAGGCGCTGTGGATCTCGGACCACTTCCACCCGTGGAACGACGCGCAGGGCCAGAGCCCCTTCGTGTGGTCCGTGATCGGCGCGCTGTCCCAGGCGGTGTCGCTGCCCATCGAGACGGCCGTGACCTGCCCGACCGTACGGATGCACCCGGCGGTGGTGGCGCAGGCGGCGGCGACGAGCGCGGTGCTGACGGAGGGCCGGTTCCGGCTCGGTGTCGGCTCCGGCGAGGCGCTGAACGAGCACGTCCTCGGCGACCGGTGGCCGCCCGCGCACACTCGCCTGGAGATGCTGGAGGAGGCCATCCAGGTGATGCGCCGCCTCTTCACCGGCGAGGAGGTCAACCACCACGGCCCCCACTACACCGTCGAGAACGCCCGCCTGTACACCGTCCCCGACGAGCCCGTCCCGATCGACGTCTCCGGCTTCGGTCCGCAGGCGACCGCACTCGCCGCCCGCGTGGGCGACGGATACATCACCATGGGCCCCGACGAGGACCTCACGACCCAGTTCCGCAAGGGCGGTGGGGGCGCGGGGCTCGTCAGCGGCGGCACGAAGGTCTGCTACGGCACCGACCGCGACGAGGCCGTCCGTACGGTGCACCGGCTGTGGTCCAACCAACTGCTGCCCGGCGAGATGGCCCAGATCCTGCCCACCCCGCGCCACTTCGAGCAGTTGGAGCCGCTGGTCACCGAGTCCATGGTGAGTGAGAACACGGTCTGCGGCGCCGACGTCGACGCGCACGTCGCGGAACTGTCCGCCTTCGCCGACGCGGGCTTCGACCGGGTCTACGTCAGCCAGATCGGCCCCGACCAGCGCGGCTTCTTCGACTTCTACCGCACGAAGGTGCTGCCCCAGCTGCAGGGCACCTGA
- a CDS encoding phage holin family protein yields MDRIDHLEHLDKHLVDELAQVAREAVRDELREQTRKQRRTAALYATSGAVALYAGAALALALGLALATGLPDWAAALITAAILGALAYALRNMARPGPSRTHPPAGSVGAAADPPAVVPPSGFGVSVPPVPPAAPDIAAPGTRARGDLDPEGPHHRA; encoded by the coding sequence ATGGACCGCATCGATCACCTGGAACATCTCGACAAGCATCTGGTCGACGAGCTTGCGCAGGTGGCGCGCGAGGCCGTGCGCGACGAACTGCGTGAGCAGACCCGCAAACAGCGCCGCACCGCCGCGCTGTACGCCACGTCGGGCGCCGTCGCCCTGTACGCGGGTGCGGCGCTCGCGCTCGCCCTGGGGCTGGCCCTGGCGACGGGGCTGCCGGACTGGGCCGCCGCCCTCATCACCGCGGCGATCCTCGGTGCCCTGGCCTACGCCCTGCGCAACATGGCCCGGCCGGGCCCGTCGCGTACGCACCCCCCGGCGGGCAGTGTCGGCGCCGCCGCGGACCCGCCGGCCGTGGTGCCGCCGAGCGGGTTCGGCGTCTCCGTTCCGCCTGTACCCCCGGCCGCGCCGGACATCGCCGCGCCCGGGACGCGCGCCCGAGGCGACCTCGACCCCGAGGGACCGCACCACCGGGCATGA
- a CDS encoding GNAT family N-acetyltransferase, which translates to MSERSEYLAEGPRVGIRPFTYEDGVEFIARVRESRELHHPWLAPPASPDAYASYAGRLIEDPTKAGFLVCEKGDGTGAEDGAVAGFVNINNIVQGGFLCGALGYGAFAHAAGRGLMGEGLGLVVRYAFGPRLRLHRLEINVQPGNAASIALARRCGFRLEGFSPDFLYVDGAWRDHERWAITSDMLKKQPGARGRRR; encoded by the coding sequence GTGTCTGAGCGCAGTGAATACCTCGCCGAAGGGCCCCGCGTGGGCATACGCCCGTTCACCTACGAGGACGGCGTCGAGTTCATCGCCCGGGTGCGGGAGAGCCGGGAACTGCACCACCCCTGGCTGGCTCCGCCGGCCAGCCCGGACGCCTATGCCTCGTACGCCGGGCGGCTGATCGAGGATCCGACGAAGGCCGGGTTCCTCGTGTGCGAGAAGGGCGACGGGACCGGTGCCGAGGACGGGGCCGTCGCCGGGTTCGTGAACATCAACAACATCGTCCAGGGCGGCTTTCTGTGCGGCGCCCTCGGATACGGGGCCTTCGCGCACGCGGCCGGGCGGGGGCTGATGGGCGAGGGGCTCGGTCTCGTCGTGCGGTACGCCTTCGGGCCGCGACTGCGGCTGCACCGGCTGGAGATCAACGTGCAGCCCGGCAACGCCGCTTCGATCGCCCTCGCCCGGCGCTGCGGCTTCCGACTGGAGGGCTTCTCGCCGGACTTCCTCTACGTCGACGGCGCCTGGCGGGACCACGAACGGTGGGCGATCACCTCGGACATGCTGAAGAAGCAGCCGGGGGCCCGTGGCCGTCGGCGTTAG
- a CDS encoding LapA family protein translates to MSPKTFESGGKAGGKAGGKAAGARGLLTPVRVAVGALALLALIFIFENTRATRIRLLIPEVTMPLWMALLGTAAIGALCGAYFMRRRR, encoded by the coding sequence ATGAGCCCGAAGACCTTCGAGAGCGGTGGCAAGGCCGGTGGCAAGGCCGGTGGCAAGGCCGCCGGCGCGCGGGGGCTGCTGACGCCCGTCAGGGTCGCCGTCGGGGCGCTCGCCCTGCTCGCCCTGATCTTCATCTTCGAGAACACCCGCGCCACCAGGATCCGGCTGCTGATTCCCGAAGTGACCATGCCGCTGTGGATGGCGCTGCTCGGCACCGCGGCCATCGGCGCCCTCTGCGGGGCCTACTTCATGCGGCGCCGGAGATGA
- a CDS encoding S66 peptidase family protein yields the protein MKPLVRPSRLAPGARVAVIAPSGAVREERLQSGLDLLRGWGLDPVVAPHVLDRHGEFDYLAGGDAGRAADFQAAWCDPAVDAVLCARGGYGAQRMVDLLDWDALRAAGPKVFVGYSDITALHEACAVRLGLATLHGPMISAVDFLKNARAQEHLRATLFDPESVRVVTALEGCGPLVPGRARGVTLGGCLSMLATERGTPHARPGARGGLVMIEDVGESAYRIDRTLTQLLRTGWLDGVAGIALGSWERCGPYEGLRAVFADRLGGLGVPVVEGFGFGHCEGALTIPFGVAAELDADAGTLTLEEPALR from the coding sequence GTGAAGCCACTGGTACGGCCGTCGAGGCTCGCGCCGGGCGCCCGCGTCGCCGTCATCGCGCCCAGCGGAGCCGTGCGTGAGGAGCGGCTGCAGTCCGGGCTCGACCTGCTGCGCGGCTGGGGCCTCGACCCCGTCGTCGCACCCCATGTCCTGGACCGGCACGGGGAGTTCGACTACCTCGCGGGCGGGGACGCCGGCCGGGCCGCCGACTTCCAGGCCGCCTGGTGCGATCCCGCGGTCGACGCGGTGCTGTGCGCCCGAGGCGGCTACGGCGCGCAGCGCATGGTCGACCTGCTCGACTGGGACGCCCTGCGGGCGGCCGGGCCCAAGGTGTTCGTCGGCTACAGCGACATCACCGCGCTGCACGAGGCGTGCGCGGTCCGTCTGGGACTCGCCACACTGCACGGGCCGATGATCTCGGCCGTCGACTTCCTCAAGAACGCGCGGGCACAGGAGCATCTGCGGGCCACGCTGTTCGATCCGGAGTCGGTACGGGTCGTCACCGCCCTGGAAGGCTGCGGGCCGCTGGTGCCCGGGCGGGCCCGGGGTGTCACCCTCGGCGGCTGCCTGAGCATGCTCGCCACCGAACGGGGCACCCCGCACGCCCGCCCCGGTGCGCGCGGCGGACTGGTCATGATCGAGGACGTTGGGGAGAGCGCGTACCGGATCGACCGGACCCTCACCCAGCTGCTGCGTACCGGCTGGCTCGACGGTGTCGCCGGGATCGCGCTCGGCTCGTGGGAGCGGTGCGGTCCGTACGAGGGACTGCGCGCCGTGTTCGCCGACCGGCTCGGTGGGCTCGGGGTGCCGGTGGTGGAGGGGTTCGGGTTCGGGCACTGCGAGGGGGCGCTGACGATCCCGTTCGGGGTGGCCGCCGAACTGGACGCGGACGCGGGGACACTGACGCTGGAGGAGCCGGCGTTGCGCTGA
- a CDS encoding prolyl oligopeptidase family serine peptidase: MQTLPYGSWLSPIDAELAAEHDGSPDYVGFVGDEAWWTEPRPTEGGRRTLVRRRADGTQESVLDAPWNVRSRVMEYGGQPWAGVMRDDGPLVVFVNFADQRLYCLKEGQEPRPLTPLSPVGGGLRWVEPQLRLGLGEVWCVLEEFTGDGPTDVRRVLAAVPLDGSAAQERAAVRELTDDRHRFVTGPRISPDGLRAAWLAWDHPRMPWDGTELVLAEVDADGTLSGARTVAGGPDESIAQVDWASDGALLYVSDRSGWWNLYRDDVPVCPRPEEFGGALWKVGQRWFAPLEGGLVAVVHGRGATSLGVLDPETGDVVDAAGPWTEFAATLAVHGERSEMGVPPAEGWGRVIAVGASPRSAYEVVELDTRTGRARVVGAAHHDPVDPVHYPEPQIRTFTGPEGRDIHAHIYPPHHPGYTAPDDELPPYVVWVHGGPTGRAPLVLDLEIAYFTSRGIGVAEVNYGGSTGYGREYRGRLREQWGVVDVEDCAAVALALAEEGTADGARLAVRGGSAGGWTAAASLTGTDVYACGTILYPILDLAGWGSGETHDFESQYLESLVGPLAEVPGRYLERSPAEHAADITAPFLLLQGLDDVICPPVQCDRFLARLAAEGRRVPHRYIAFEGEGHGFRRAETTVRVLEAELSLYAQAFGLTPPGIPTLELVK, translated from the coding sequence GTGCAGACACTGCCGTACGGATCATGGCTCTCGCCCATCGACGCGGAACTCGCCGCCGAGCACGACGGGTCGCCCGACTACGTCGGCTTCGTCGGCGACGAGGCCTGGTGGACGGAACCCCGGCCCACCGAGGGCGGCCGGCGCACCCTGGTGCGGCGGCGCGCCGACGGCACCCAGGAATCGGTCCTGGACGCGCCGTGGAACGTGCGCAGCCGGGTCATGGAGTACGGCGGTCAGCCGTGGGCCGGCGTCATGCGCGACGACGGCCCGCTGGTCGTCTTCGTCAACTTCGCCGACCAGCGCCTGTACTGCCTTAAAGAGGGACAGGAGCCGCGCCCGCTCACGCCGTTGTCCCCGGTCGGCGGCGGACTGCGTTGGGTGGAGCCGCAGTTGCGGCTCGGGCTCGGTGAAGTGTGGTGCGTACTGGAGGAGTTCACCGGCGACGGGCCCACCGATGTGCGGCGTGTGCTCGCCGCCGTGCCGCTGGACGGGTCGGCGGCCCAGGAGCGCGCCGCTGTACGCGAACTCACCGACGACCGGCACCGGTTCGTCACCGGACCCCGGATCTCGCCCGACGGACTGCGCGCGGCCTGGCTCGCCTGGGACCACCCCCGGATGCCCTGGGACGGCACCGAGCTGGTCCTCGCGGAGGTGGACGCCGACGGCACGCTGAGCGGTGCCCGGACGGTCGCCGGAGGCCCCGACGAGTCGATCGCGCAGGTCGACTGGGCGAGTGACGGAGCACTGCTGTACGTCAGCGACCGCTCCGGCTGGTGGAACCTGTACCGGGACGACGTGCCCGTATGTCCCCGCCCGGAGGAGTTCGGCGGGGCGCTGTGGAAGGTCGGGCAGCGCTGGTTCGCCCCGCTGGAGGGCGGCCTCGTCGCCGTCGTGCACGGGCGCGGAGCGACCTCGCTCGGGGTGCTGGACCCCGAGACCGGCGACGTCGTCGACGCGGCCGGCCCCTGGACCGAGTTCGCGGCCACCCTCGCCGTGCACGGCGAGCGAAGCGAGATGGGGGTCCCCCCGGCCGAAGGCTGGGGGAGGGTCATCGCCGTGGGGGCCAGCCCGCGCAGCGCCTACGAGGTCGTCGAGCTGGACACCCGTACGGGACGGGCCCGGGTCGTCGGCGCCGCCCACCACGACCCGGTCGACCCCGTGCACTACCCCGAGCCGCAGATCCGCACCTTCACCGGCCCGGAGGGCCGGGACATCCACGCGCACATCTACCCGCCGCACCACCCCGGGTACACGGCGCCCGACGACGAGCTGCCCCCGTACGTCGTGTGGGTGCACGGCGGGCCGACCGGGCGGGCGCCGCTCGTGCTCGACCTGGAGATCGCCTACTTCACCTCGCGGGGTATCGGCGTCGCCGAGGTCAACTACGGCGGGTCGACCGGGTACGGGCGGGAGTACCGGGGCCGGCTGCGTGAACAGTGGGGTGTCGTCGACGTCGAGGACTGCGCGGCCGTCGCGCTCGCCCTCGCCGAGGAGGGCACCGCCGACGGTGCCCGGCTCGCCGTGCGGGGCGGCAGCGCGGGCGGCTGGACCGCGGCGGCCTCCCTCACCGGCACCGACGTCTACGCCTGCGGCACGATCCTCTACCCGATCCTCGACCTGGCGGGCTGGGGCTCGGGGGAGACCCACGACTTCGAGTCGCAGTACCTGGAGTCCCTGGTCGGACCGCTCGCCGAGGTCCCCGGCCGCTATCTGGAGCGTTCGCCCGCCGAGCACGCCGCCGACATCACCGCGCCCTTCCTGCTGCTGCAGGGGCTGGACGACGTCATCTGCCCGCCCGTGCAGTGCGACCGGTTCCTCGCCCGTCTCGCCGCGGAGGGGCGACGCGTGCCGCACCGCTACATCGCGTTCGAGGGGGAGGGGCACGGATTCCGGCGCGCGGAGACGACCGTACGTGTCCTGGAGGCCGAACTCTCCCTGTACGCACAGGCCTTCGGGCTCACCCCGCCCGGCATCCCGACCCTGGAGCTCGTCAAGTGA
- a CDS encoding M20/M25/M40 family metallo-hydrolase yields the protein MADQQALEEVVSFTSDLIRIDTTNHGGGDCQERPAAEYAAALLAETGLEPTLLERTRGRTNVVARIEGTDPSADALLLHGHLDVVPARADDWSVHPFSGEIRDGVVWGRGAVDMKNMDAMILAVVRHWARQGVRPRRDIVLAFTADEEDSAADGSEFLAAEHPELFDGCTEGVGESGAFTFHDGDGRHLYPIAAGERGTAWLRLTARGRAGHGSKVNHSNAVTRLAAAVARIGAHEWPLRLTPTVEAALTRLAAVYGVEPGLDDVDGLLTKLGPAARLVEATVRNSANPTMLNAGYKVNVVPGEAVAYVDGRFLHGCEDEFRTTLDELTGPDVTWEFHHRSVALQAPVDSPTYARMRAAVEEFAPEGHVVPYCMSGGTDAKQFSRLGITGYGFAPLKLPEGLDYQALFHGVDERVPVEALHFGARVLDRFLRTA from the coding sequence ATGGCTGACCAGCAGGCGCTCGAGGAGGTGGTGTCGTTCACCTCGGACCTGATCCGGATCGACACGACCAACCACGGCGGCGGCGACTGCCAGGAGCGGCCCGCCGCCGAGTACGCCGCCGCACTGCTCGCGGAGACCGGGCTCGAACCCACTCTCCTGGAACGGACCAGAGGGCGCACCAACGTCGTCGCCCGGATCGAGGGCACCGACCCGTCCGCCGACGCGCTGCTCCTGCACGGCCACCTCGACGTCGTACCCGCACGGGCCGACGACTGGAGCGTCCACCCGTTCTCCGGGGAGATCCGCGACGGGGTCGTCTGGGGGCGGGGCGCCGTCGACATGAAGAACATGGACGCGATGATTCTCGCCGTCGTCCGGCACTGGGCGCGGCAGGGCGTCCGGCCCCGGCGCGACATCGTGCTCGCGTTCACCGCCGACGAGGAGGACAGCGCCGCGGACGGCTCCGAGTTCCTGGCCGCCGAGCACCCGGAGTTGTTCGACGGGTGCACCGAAGGGGTCGGCGAATCCGGGGCGTTCACCTTCCACGACGGCGACGGACGCCACCTGTATCCCATCGCCGCCGGTGAACGAGGCACCGCCTGGCTCAGGTTGACCGCCAGGGGACGCGCCGGACACGGCTCGAAGGTCAACCACAGCAACGCCGTCACCCGCCTCGCCGCCGCCGTCGCCCGCATCGGCGCCCACGAGTGGCCGCTGCGCCTCACCCCGACCGTCGAGGCCGCCCTCACCCGACTCGCCGCCGTCTACGGCGTCGAACCCGGCCTGGACGACGTCGACGGGCTCCTCACCAAGCTCGGACCCGCCGCCCGGCTCGTCGAGGCGACCGTCCGCAACAGCGCCAACCCGACCATGCTGAACGCCGGTTACAAGGTCAACGTCGTCCCCGGGGAAGCCGTCGCGTACGTCGACGGACGCTTTCTGCACGGCTGTGAGGACGAGTTCCGTACGACCCTCGACGAACTCACCGGCCCGGACGTCACCTGGGAGTTCCACCATCGCTCGGTGGCCCTGCAAGCGCCCGTGGACTCACCCACGTACGCCCGGATGCGCGCCGCCGTCGAGGAGTTCGCGCCCGAGGGGCATGTGGTGCCGTACTGCATGTCCGGTGGCACCGACGCCAAGCAGTTCTCGCGGCTCGGCATCACCGGATACGGCTTCGCGCCGCTGAAGCTGCCTGAGGGCCTCGACTACCAGGCACTCTTCCACGGTGTCGACGAGCGCGTCCCGGTCGAGGCGCTGCACTTCGGAGCCCGGGTACTCGACCGGTTCCTGCGCACGGCCTAG
- a CDS encoding M55 family metallopeptidase, with the protein MKILISADMEGATGVTWPADVLPGTPQWERCRSMFTSDVNAAVLGFFDGGADEVLVNEAHWTMRNLLLEQLDERVEMLTGRHKSLSMVEGVQHGDVDGIAFVGYHAGAGMEGVLAHTYLANSITGVWVNDVRASEGLLNARVVAEYGVPVVLVTGDDIACEDALGYAPEALKVAVKDHVSRYAAVCRTPARTAADIRAAAKEAAALAVRHEPVVGGPFTVALEFDAEHLAMAATVVPGVARIGERKVAYTSGTMYEGIRTFKAVTTIASAAVEEQYG; encoded by the coding sequence ATGAAGATCCTCATCAGCGCCGACATGGAGGGCGCCACCGGCGTCACCTGGCCGGCCGACGTACTGCCGGGCACCCCACAGTGGGAGCGGTGCCGTTCGATGTTCACCTCGGACGTGAACGCCGCCGTGCTCGGCTTCTTCGACGGCGGCGCCGACGAGGTTCTGGTCAACGAGGCCCACTGGACCATGCGCAACCTGCTCCTCGAACAGCTCGACGAGCGGGTGGAGATGCTCACCGGCCGCCACAAGTCGCTGTCCATGGTCGAGGGCGTGCAGCACGGCGACGTCGACGGCATCGCCTTCGTCGGCTATCACGCGGGCGCCGGAATGGAGGGCGTCCTCGCCCACACCTACCTCGCCAATTCCATCACCGGCGTGTGGGTGAACGACGTACGGGCCAGCGAAGGGCTCCTCAACGCGCGTGTGGTCGCCGAGTACGGTGTTCCCGTCGTCCTGGTCACCGGTGACGACATCGCTTGCGAGGACGCCCTCGGATACGCGCCCGAGGCGCTGAAGGTCGCCGTCAAGGACCATGTCTCGCGGTACGCCGCCGTGTGCCGGACACCCGCCAGGACCGCGGCCGACATCCGGGCCGCCGCGAAGGAGGCCGCCGCTCTCGCCGTGCGGCACGAGCCCGTCGTCGGCGGCCCGTTCACCGTGGCCCTGGAGTTCGACGCCGAGCATCTCGCCATGGCCGCCACCGTCGTGCCCGGGGTCGCGCGGATCGGGGAGCGGAAAGTGGCGTACACCAGCGGCACAATGTACGAGGGCATTCGTACCTTCAAGGCGGTCACGACGATCGCATCGGCCGCGGTGGAGGAGCAGTATGGCTGA
- a CDS encoding class I SAM-dependent methyltransferase, whose translation MSVTSRYRESWEGFWREAPHGQGAVFWDSEPMLTAGLHLAVFEPHLADFELPLLDLGCGNGTQTRFLSDRFTRVVGADLSPAAVERARQADPEGAAEYELLDCADKTEVEELHGKLGDTNLYMRGVLHQCDADDRQTLVDGIATLIGQRGRAFLVELSQDARPLLMDLAQRPEGPPPKLRPVLQHGIAPGEVADSAVPVYLSAAGLEVLASGELPLTTTEYTSEGTRVVLPSKWVVVARQR comes from the coding sequence ATGAGCGTGACGAGTCGGTACAGGGAGTCCTGGGAGGGCTTCTGGCGCGAGGCCCCCCATGGACAGGGAGCCGTCTTCTGGGACTCGGAGCCGATGCTGACCGCCGGCCTCCACCTCGCCGTCTTCGAACCGCATCTCGCGGACTTCGAGTTGCCTCTCCTCGACCTCGGTTGCGGCAACGGCACCCAGACCCGGTTCCTCAGCGACCGGTTCACCCGGGTCGTCGGCGCCGACCTCTCGCCCGCCGCGGTCGAGCGCGCCCGGCAGGCCGACCCGGAGGGCGCGGCCGAGTACGAACTGCTCGACTGCGCCGACAAGACCGAGGTCGAGGAACTGCACGGAAAGCTCGGCGACACCAACCTGTACATGCGCGGGGTGCTCCACCAGTGCGACGCCGACGACCGGCAGACACTCGTCGACGGCATCGCCACCCTCATCGGACAGCGCGGCCGGGCCTTCCTGGTCGAGCTGTCGCAGGACGCGCGCCCCCTGCTCATGGACCTCGCCCAGCGCCCCGAGGGCCCGCCGCCCAAGCTCCGCCCGGTTCTCCAGCACGGCATCGCACCCGGCGAGGTGGCGGACTCGGCGGTGCCCGTGTACCTGAGCGCGGCGGGACTGGAGGTCCTCGCGAGCGGCGAACTCCCCCTCACCACGACGGAGTACACGTCCGAGGGAACCCGCGTCGTGCTGCCCTCGAAATGGGTCGTGGTGGCTCGGCAGCGTTGA
- a CDS encoding ATP-binding SpoIIE family protein phosphatase, whose protein sequence is MDRGTETGAPPSRGAGESASAEHAPAGRIPLAVVVVDREGLVSHWSRGARRLFGASKEEALGRPAVDLLPVSGALPDLDDEDTSPYGSYAAYDGLGPDLEASLDGRLAYRAAGRARLAVPERDGDRVDVLWWAYPLVGPGSERLLVLAADTDVLRQEADEFAVERIAPGFALHTDFPGADELARRLPEILPSMSVGESARIVSQILELGYPVLEFSQNDLIPVTPDWGVPRRAERKARRERAARAAQAGEALPEDLQDDVEDLEYTAVRERLEFLNEVSGRIGTSLDLSRTIVEVSRAVVPRFTDVAGTYLREQVVAGEGFPDGVPDTTTMWHRVALEHTDEPGRWDDVVPVGEAMPFPAHTPFFQCMTSGQPVLVPRISEQMGHMIASQFEKRDIRPLITGRSMLVVPLKARNVVLGFMVLLRHAERVEFNDMDRVTGAELAARAGLVLDNARMYTYQESVAETLQDSMLPQIPPRMAGCDIATRYLPGTLLGRVGGDWFDSVKLPGARTALVVGDVMGHGLNSAAMMGQLRTAVQTMAALDLPPAQLLRNLDDLAQRLGDTYLATCLYAVYDPIAGELHIANAGHIPPVLVRAEDGRSELLDLPTGAPIGVGGVPFEAVRVRVRPGDRLVMCTDGLVEVRGEDIGVGLATLCESAAHPAASMDDACDTIIRALNTRGGRKDDVALLMARLNGIEPDDVAEWRLAPSPSEVGRARAVVREQLHEWGLARLVDSAELLVGELVTNAVRHSHGRPLEVRLVRGETLLCEVDDDDHTLPSLLSAEPTAEFGRGLRVVSTLAREWGASRTGTGKTVWFELTLPRRR, encoded by the coding sequence TCTCGCACTGGAGCCGGGGCGCACGACGCCTGTTCGGCGCCTCGAAGGAGGAAGCCCTTGGCCGGCCCGCCGTCGATTTGCTGCCCGTCTCCGGAGCCCTCCCCGACCTCGACGACGAGGACACGTCGCCCTACGGGTCGTACGCGGCGTACGACGGCCTCGGACCCGACCTGGAGGCCTCCCTCGACGGCCGGCTCGCCTACCGGGCCGCGGGCCGCGCCCGTCTCGCGGTGCCCGAGCGTGACGGCGACCGCGTCGACGTGCTGTGGTGGGCCTACCCCCTGGTGGGCCCCGGAAGCGAGCGGCTCCTCGTGCTGGCCGCCGACACGGACGTACTGCGCCAGGAGGCCGACGAGTTCGCTGTCGAGCGCATCGCGCCCGGGTTCGCCCTGCACACCGACTTCCCCGGTGCCGACGAACTCGCCCGCAGACTCCCCGAGATCCTGCCCAGCATGAGCGTCGGGGAGAGCGCCCGTATCGTCTCCCAGATCCTCGAACTGGGCTATCCAGTCCTGGAGTTCAGCCAGAACGACCTGATTCCCGTCACCCCCGACTGGGGCGTGCCCCGGCGCGCCGAGCGCAAGGCCCGCCGGGAGCGCGCGGCCCGGGCGGCGCAGGCCGGCGAGGCCCTGCCCGAGGACCTCCAGGACGACGTCGAGGACCTCGAATACACGGCTGTGCGCGAGCGGTTGGAGTTCCTCAACGAGGTCAGTGGACGCATCGGCACCTCGCTCGACCTGTCCCGCACGATCGTCGAGGTCAGCAGGGCGGTCGTCCCCCGCTTCACGGATGTGGCGGGCACCTATCTGCGCGAACAGGTCGTCGCGGGTGAGGGGTTCCCCGACGGCGTGCCCGACACGACGACGATGTGGCACCGCGTCGCCCTCGAACACACCGACGAGCCGGGTCGTTGGGACGACGTCGTACCGGTCGGCGAGGCCATGCCGTTCCCGGCGCACACCCCGTTCTTCCAGTGCATGACCAGCGGTCAGCCCGTCCTCGTGCCGCGCATCAGCGAGCAGATGGGGCACATGATCGCCTCACAGTTCGAGAAGCGTGACATCCGGCCGCTGATCACCGGCCGCTCCATGCTGGTCGTCCCGCTGAAGGCCCGTAACGTCGTCCTCGGTTTCATGGTCCTGCTGCGCCACGCGGAGCGCGTCGAGTTCAACGACATGGACCGGGTCACCGGCGCCGAACTCGCCGCCCGCGCGGGCCTCGTGCTCGACAACGCGCGCATGTACACCTACCAGGAGAGCGTCGCCGAGACCCTCCAGGACAGCATGCTGCCGCAGATCCCGCCGCGCATGGCGGGCTGCGACATCGCCACCCGCTATCTGCCCGGCACACTGCTCGGCCGGGTCGGCGGCGACTGGTTCGACTCGGTGAAACTGCCCGGCGCCCGTACCGCTCTCGTTGTCGGCGACGTCATGGGACACGGCCTCAACTCCGCCGCGATGATGGGTCAGTTGCGTACGGCCGTGCAGACCATGGCCGCCCTCGACCTGCCGCCCGCCCAGCTTCTGCGCAACCTCGACGACCTCGCCCAGCGCCTCGGCGACACCTATCTCGCGACCTGTCTCTACGCCGTCTACGACCCGATCGCGGGCGAGCTGCACATCGCCAACGCGGGCCATATCCCACCCGTGCTGGTCCGCGCGGAGGACGGCCGGAGCGAGCTGCTCGACCTGCCCACCGGCGCGCCCATCGGCGTCGGCGGAGTGCCCTTCGAGGCGGTACGCGTGCGCGTGCGGCCCGGTGACCGGCTCGTGATGTGCACCGACGGTCTGGTCGAGGTACGCGGTGAGGACATCGGGGTGGGCCTGGCGACGCTCTGCGAGTCCGCCGCCCATCCGGCCGCCTCCATGGACGACGCCTGCGACACGATCATCCGCGCTCTCAACACGCGCGGGGGCCGCAAGGACGACGTGGCACTGCTGATGGCCCGGCTGAACGGCATCGAACCGGACGACGTCGCCGAATGGCGGCTCGCCCCGAGCCCGTCCGAGGTCGGCCGGGCCCGTGCCGTGGTCCGCGAACAGCTCCACGAATGGGGCCTGGCGCGGCTGGTGGACAGCGCCGAGCTGCTCGTCGGCGAGCTGGTCACCAACGCCGTACGGCACTCGCACGGCCGTCCCCTCGAAGTGCGGCTCGTGCGCGGCGAGACGCTGCTGTGCGAGGTGGACGACGACGATCACACCCTGCCTTCGCTGCTCAGCGCCGAGCCCACAGCCGAGTTCGGCCGCGGGCTGCGCGTGGTGAGCACACTGGCCCGGGAGTGGGGCGCCAGCCGTACGGGCACGGGCAAGACCGTGTGGTTCGAGCTCACGCTGCCGCGTCGACGCTGA